One Kitasatospora sp. NBC_01287 DNA window includes the following coding sequences:
- a CDS encoding DUF5753 domain-containing protein, producing the protein MPDQAGDLIATARGVEGMYVEWRRRTRTGLRHVQQAVVPLYERTRHFRIYEPGVIPGLLQTPAYAISLMGAIVAFQRIPDDTEAAVAARIERQRVLRQGTHTFAVLLEESALRAQVADPEVMAGQLGHLLQAASLPSVSLGIISQSTRRTMWPVEGFWIFDSERVLVELVTAEVTVTQPREIELYSRTFAKLAGLAVHGAGARALITAAIAALG; encoded by the coding sequence GTGCCCGACCAGGCCGGAGATCTGATTGCGACAGCCCGTGGCGTTGAAGGGATGTACGTCGAGTGGCGCAGGCGGACACGCACCGGCCTGCGCCACGTGCAGCAGGCTGTCGTACCACTGTACGAACGAACTCGGCATTTCCGGATCTACGAGCCAGGAGTCATCCCGGGACTACTTCAGACACCGGCCTATGCCATCTCGCTCATGGGAGCGATCGTCGCGTTCCAGCGGATCCCCGACGACACCGAGGCGGCGGTCGCCGCCCGCATCGAGCGCCAGCGGGTGCTTCGCCAAGGCACGCACACATTCGCCGTCCTTCTTGAGGAGTCCGCTCTCAGGGCACAGGTCGCAGATCCCGAGGTGATGGCCGGCCAGCTCGGACACCTGCTGCAAGCAGCCTCCCTGCCGAGCGTCAGCCTTGGGATCATCTCTCAGTCAACACGTCGCACAATGTGGCCGGTTGAGGGATTCTGGATCTTCGACAGCGAGCGAGTCCTGGTGGAGCTTGTCACCGCGGAGGTGACAGTGACGCAACCTCGCGAGATCGAGCTGTACTCACGCACATTCGCGAAACTGGCCGGATTGGCCGTCCACGGCGCAGGCGCTCGCGCTCTGATCACCGCAGCCATCGCCGCGCTCGGGTGA
- a CDS encoding DUF6879 family protein produces MASEKTFEQLFRAAEQSAVHLEMRDGYMLDDPSFIAWQQDGRLVLDDEESRWWRRLVRDAVARGVEVRRARIVSEPLSAYTRFEYDSTSDHNAAAGEQVRWLPRRQATDLALPGNDFWLFDATILLANHFTGNGEWVDTQTITDPVVVKHCAAAFLSVWERAVPHEDYRPAE; encoded by the coding sequence ATGGCCTCGGAGAAGACGTTTGAGCAGCTGTTCCGTGCAGCCGAGCAGTCCGCGGTGCACCTGGAGATGCGCGACGGATACATGCTGGATGATCCGTCGTTCATCGCCTGGCAGCAGGACGGGCGGCTCGTTCTGGACGACGAGGAAAGCCGGTGGTGGCGCCGACTCGTTCGCGACGCGGTGGCTCGCGGCGTCGAGGTCCGGCGGGCTCGGATCGTCTCCGAGCCCCTGAGCGCCTACACACGCTTCGAGTACGACAGCACCAGCGACCACAATGCCGCCGCCGGCGAGCAGGTGCGCTGGCTACCGCGCCGTCAGGCTACCGACCTCGCGCTGCCCGGAAACGACTTCTGGCTGTTCGACGCCACGATCCTGCTGGCCAACCACTTCACCGGCAACGGGGAGTGGGTCGACACCCAGACCATCACCGATCCCGTCGTCGTGAAACACTGCGCGGCAGCGTTCTTGTCCGTCTGGGAGCGCGCCGTCCCCCACGAGGACTACCGACCTGCCGAGTAA
- a CDS encoding 3-hydroxyacyl-CoA dehydrogenase family protein, protein MTAAPHPLGTAAPLPLGTAAVIGLGTVGSALARALARAGAAVIAVEPTAQLLTEARARTLEGLDDPSAQIRISFSTHLDAIAGADFVLEAVPERFELKTELLRRADQLCGPDTVFATTTARSVTQVAAAGGRLPRTVGLHPVGHAPAGGAIEVVTTPVTEPAVRAFAEQLVTALGRTPIVGCDRPGFIGLGLLMTYLNGAIGLYERRYASREDIDAAMTLGCGLPLGPLAQLDLIGLDTVLDTLTGLHELTGEARFLPPPLLEHMVTAGLLGVKSGRGFHHYPAATATGSTAPGTAPGGTAVVPRPVRRVGIIGSGTMATGIAEVFARSGFDTVLVARTEVRAKTALDRVAASLERGTKRGKITAEAARDALERLTGAEDFAAVADCDLVVEAVAEELPVKREVFRRLDQVCRPGALLSTTTSSLPVVECAAVTSRPESVLGLHFFNPAPVMRLVEVVGTVLTADDALATAHQLCARLGKHPVTISDRAGFIVNTLLFPYLNAAVRLLEEHRATPEQIDTLITAGCGYPMGPLTLLDAIGLDVSLQIQHSLHTAFRDPALAPARPLEQLVGVGHLGRKTGRGFHSY, encoded by the coding sequence ATGACCGCAGCCCCACACCCCCTCGGCACCGCCGCCCCGCTCCCGCTGGGCACCGCCGCCGTCATCGGCCTGGGCACGGTCGGCTCCGCGCTGGCCCGCGCGCTGGCCCGGGCCGGCGCCGCCGTCATCGCCGTCGAGCCCACCGCCCAGCTGCTGACGGAGGCCCGGGCCCGCACCCTGGAGGGACTCGACGACCCGTCGGCCCAGATCCGGATCAGCTTCAGCACCCACCTGGACGCCATCGCCGGGGCCGACTTCGTCCTGGAGGCCGTCCCCGAGCGCTTCGAGCTCAAGACCGAGCTGCTCCGGCGGGCCGACCAACTCTGCGGCCCCGACACCGTCTTCGCCACCACCACCGCCCGCTCGGTGACCCAGGTCGCCGCTGCCGGCGGCCGACTGCCCCGCACCGTGGGCCTGCACCCGGTGGGCCACGCCCCGGCGGGCGGCGCGATCGAGGTGGTCACCACCCCCGTCACCGAACCCGCCGTGCGCGCCTTCGCCGAGCAACTGGTGACCGCCCTGGGCCGCACCCCGATCGTCGGCTGCGACCGCCCCGGCTTCATCGGGCTCGGCCTGCTGATGACCTACCTGAACGGCGCGATCGGACTCTACGAGCGCCGCTACGCCTCCCGCGAGGACATCGACGCGGCGATGACCCTGGGCTGCGGCCTGCCGCTGGGCCCGCTCGCCCAGCTCGACCTGATCGGCCTGGACACCGTCCTCGACACCCTGACCGGCCTGCACGAACTGACCGGCGAGGCCCGGTTCCTGCCGCCGCCGCTGCTGGAGCACATGGTCACCGCCGGCCTGCTCGGCGTGAAGTCCGGGCGCGGCTTCCACCACTACCCGGCCGCCACCGCCACCGGCTCCACCGCCCCTGGCACCGCGCCGGGCGGCACGGCGGTCGTGCCCCGCCCGGTGCGGCGGGTCGGCATCATCGGCTCGGGCACCATGGCCACCGGCATCGCCGAGGTCTTCGCCCGCTCCGGCTTCGACACCGTCCTGGTCGCCCGCACCGAGGTGCGCGCCAAGACCGCCCTGGACCGGGTGGCCGCCTCGCTGGAGCGCGGCACCAAGCGCGGCAAGATCACCGCCGAGGCGGCCCGGGACGCCCTGGAACGCCTCACCGGCGCCGAGGACTTCGCGGCCGTGGCCGACTGCGACCTGGTGGTCGAGGCGGTCGCCGAGGAACTCCCGGTCAAGCGCGAGGTCTTCCGCCGCCTGGACCAGGTCTGCCGCCCGGGCGCCCTGCTCTCCACCACCACCTCCAGCCTCCCGGTGGTCGAGTGCGCGGCGGTCACCTCGCGCCCCGAATCCGTGCTCGGCCTGCACTTCTTCAACCCCGCCCCGGTGATGCGCCTGGTCGAGGTGGTCGGCACCGTGCTGACCGCCGACGACGCCCTGGCCACCGCCCACCAGCTCTGCGCCCGCCTCGGCAAGCACCCGGTCACCATCTCCGACCGGGCCGGCTTCATCGTCAACACCCTCCTCTTCCCCTACCTCAACGCCGCCGTCCGCCTCCTGGAGGAGCACCGCGCCACCCCCGAGCAGATCGACACCCTCATCACCGCCGGCTGCGGCTACCCCATGGGCCCGCTCACCCTGCTCGACGCCATCGGCCTGGACGTCTCCCTGCAGATCCAGCACAGCCTGCACACCGCCTTCCGCGACCCCGCCCTGGCCCCGGCCCGCCCGCTGGAACAGCTGGTCGGCGTGGGCCACCTGGGCCGCAAGACGGGCCGCGGCTTCCACAGCTACTGA
- a CDS encoding beta-ketoacyl-ACP synthase 3, which yields MTGAAGAAGGDGASRAVGILGTGSYLPADAVSNRVVAERAGVTEEWILRKTGIRERRYAAESEATSDLALEAARAALAHAGISAEQLSLIVVATSTPDHPQPATACLVQHRLGATGAAAFDLNAVCSGFVFALATAARLLPEPDGTVRGHALVIGADTYSRIIDRTDRRTAVLFGDGAGAVVLGPVRAGLGLIGTDLRSHGDQHELIRVEAGGSRLPASEKTLAEGQHWFSMSGRAVRDFVAAELPRAVDRILDRHGLHPSAVDHFVPHQANGVLLGEILPDLGLSLAHIHLNVAEHGNTSAASIPLALDTAHRAGALRDRDLLLLAGFGGGMTVGTALLRWDAQAAPAARKAHVGTGAHATTGARAGTSARAAHPNVPKASRKDGAA from the coding sequence GTGACCGGGGCGGCCGGGGCAGCCGGGGGCGACGGCGCCTCCCGCGCGGTCGGCATCCTCGGCACCGGCTCCTACCTGCCCGCCGACGCGGTCTCCAACCGGGTGGTGGCGGAGCGCGCCGGCGTCACCGAGGAGTGGATCCTGCGCAAGACCGGGATCCGCGAACGGCGTTACGCCGCCGAGTCCGAGGCCACCTCCGACCTCGCGCTGGAGGCCGCCAGGGCCGCGCTGGCCCACGCCGGGATCAGCGCCGAGCAGCTCTCGCTGATCGTGGTCGCCACCTCCACCCCCGACCACCCGCAGCCCGCCACCGCCTGCCTGGTGCAGCACCGCCTCGGTGCCACCGGCGCCGCCGCCTTCGACCTCAACGCGGTCTGCAGCGGCTTCGTCTTCGCACTGGCCACCGCGGCCCGGCTGCTGCCGGAGCCGGACGGCACGGTGCGCGGCCACGCCCTGGTGATCGGCGCCGACACCTACTCGCGGATCATCGACCGCACCGACCGCCGCACCGCCGTGCTCTTCGGCGACGGCGCCGGCGCCGTGGTGCTCGGCCCGGTCCGCGCCGGGCTGGGCCTGATCGGCACCGACCTGAGAAGCCACGGCGACCAGCACGAGCTGATCCGGGTCGAGGCCGGCGGCAGCCGGCTGCCCGCCTCCGAGAAGACCCTCGCCGAGGGGCAGCACTGGTTCAGCATGTCCGGGCGGGCGGTGCGCGACTTCGTGGCCGCCGAACTGCCGCGCGCCGTGGACCGGATCCTCGACCGGCACGGCCTGCACCCCTCCGCGGTCGACCACTTCGTGCCGCACCAGGCCAACGGCGTGCTGCTGGGTGAGATCCTGCCGGACCTGGGCCTGAGCCTGGCCCACATCCACCTGAACGTCGCCGAGCACGGCAACACCAGCGCCGCCTCCATCCCGCTCGCGCTGGACACGGCGCACCGGGCCGGCGCCCTGCGCGACCGCGACCTGCTGCTGCTGGCCGGCTTCGGGGGCGGCATGACGGTGGGCACCGCCCTGCTGCGCTGGGACGCCCAGGCGGCCCCGGCCGCCCGCAAGGCCCACGTGGGCACCGGTGCCCACGCCACCACCGGTGCCCGCGCCGGCACCAGTGCTCGCGCTGCCCACCCGAACGTCCCGAAGGCCTCCCGAAAGGACGGCGCGGCATGA
- the ccrA gene encoding crotonyl-CoA carboxylase/reductase, protein MQEIISAALAADADAKDFAALAVPESYRAAVLRKEEADMFEGMASADKDPSKALHLQEVPTPEPEAGEVLVAVMASAVNYNTVWSSIFEPVSTFGFLERYGRSGPSGARHDLPYHVVGSDLAGVVLRTGPGVRRWKPGDKVVAHCLSVELESPDGHDDTMMDPEQRIWGFETNFGGLAELSLVKANQLMPKPAHLTWEEAACSGLVNSTAYRQLVSRNGAGMKQGDNVLIWGASGGLGSYATQYALAGGATPICVVSSPQKAEICRKMGAEAIIDRGAEGYKFWRDERTQDPREWKRLGGRIRELTGGEDVDIVFEHPGRETFGASVYVTRKGGTIVTCASTSGYMHQYDNRYLWMSLKRIVGSHFANYREAWEANRLIAKGKIHPTLSAVFPLEQTGAAAREVQLNRHSGKVGVLALVPREGLGVDDPELRERHLPAINRFRTAEQPAEPS, encoded by the coding sequence ATGCAAGAGATCATCAGCGCCGCCCTCGCCGCGGACGCCGACGCCAAGGACTTCGCCGCCCTCGCGGTGCCCGAGTCCTACCGCGCGGCCGTCCTGCGCAAGGAGGAGGCCGACATGTTCGAGGGGATGGCGAGCGCGGACAAGGACCCCTCGAAAGCCCTGCACCTGCAGGAGGTGCCCACGCCCGAGCCGGAGGCCGGCGAGGTGCTGGTGGCGGTGATGGCCAGCGCGGTGAACTACAACACCGTCTGGTCCTCGATCTTCGAGCCGGTCTCCACCTTCGGCTTCCTGGAGCGCTACGGCCGCTCCGGCCCGTCCGGCGCCCGGCACGACCTGCCCTACCACGTGGTCGGCTCGGACCTCGCGGGCGTGGTGCTGCGCACCGGGCCCGGCGTGCGGCGCTGGAAGCCGGGCGACAAGGTGGTCGCGCACTGCCTCTCGGTCGAGTTGGAGAGCCCCGACGGCCACGACGACACGATGATGGACCCGGAGCAGCGGATCTGGGGCTTCGAGACCAACTTCGGCGGCCTGGCCGAACTCTCGCTGGTGAAGGCCAACCAGCTGATGCCCAAGCCCGCCCACCTGACCTGGGAGGAGGCCGCCTGCTCGGGACTGGTCAACTCCACCGCCTACCGCCAGCTGGTCTCCCGCAACGGCGCGGGGATGAAGCAGGGCGACAACGTGCTGATCTGGGGCGCCAGCGGGGGCCTGGGCTCCTACGCCACCCAGTACGCGCTGGCCGGCGGCGCCACCCCGATCTGCGTGGTCTCCAGCCCGCAGAAGGCCGAGATCTGCCGGAAGATGGGCGCCGAGGCGATCATCGACCGCGGCGCCGAGGGCTACAAGTTCTGGCGGGACGAGCGCACCCAGGACCCGCGCGAGTGGAAGCGCCTGGGCGGGCGGATCCGCGAGCTGACCGGCGGCGAGGACGTGGACATCGTCTTCGAGCACCCCGGCCGCGAGACCTTCGGCGCCAGCGTCTACGTGACCCGCAAGGGCGGCACCATCGTCACCTGCGCCTCCACCTCGGGCTACATGCACCAGTACGACAACCGCTACCTGTGGATGTCGCTCAAGCGGATCGTCGGCTCGCACTTCGCCAACTACCGCGAGGCCTGGGAGGCCAACCGCCTGATCGCCAAGGGCAAGATCCACCCCACCCTGTCGGCCGTCTTCCCGCTGGAGCAGACCGGCGCGGCCGCCCGCGAGGTGCAGCTGAACCGGCACAGCGGCAAGGTCGGCGTGCTCGCCCTGGTGCCGCGCGAGGGCCTGGGCGTGGACGACCCCGAGCTGCGCGAGCGCCACCTGCCGGCCATCAACCGCTTCCGGACCGCGGAGCAGCCCGCGGAGCCGTCGTGA
- a CDS encoding class I SAM-dependent methyltransferase encodes MPTAPFDQADLDQVAQALTALPQVLRARVASEFTPAGEPRLTAHLTLAEQPEAEREPEVEQQRVDEWQQIYEWVYGELPASGGFGDNFVGWHSSYSSLPIPLDEMREWRDATIARILAHRPRRILEIGVGTGLLMAHLAPHCEQYTATDFSPTVVASLTGQLAALPADGAGAGAGAGLADRVEFLVREANDFTGLAEDHYDLVVINSVIQYFPNADYLAEVITGALRHLRPGGAVFAGDIRNLRLLPSFRTAIAGRGLLGLGEPEQALAAVRQSSQDERELLIDPDFFAAVRRQSPLAGALEIQVKRAAHHNELSRHRYDAVLYRSPAPALELDDAEQLDFTGAEDLRKRLTEDRPAALRLVSVPNLRVRHESAAARLLEQLAPLEQVVAELEPTEPTGADPEDFYRLAEELGYRAAVTWSASGAPDEVDVVLVRDADPAAAVPYLPSGSLELPFTAYGNDPARNAASAALLTALRGKLAAVLPAHLVPAVLVLDAS; translated from the coding sequence ATGCCCACCGCACCCTTCGACCAGGCCGACCTCGACCAGGTCGCGCAGGCCCTGACCGCACTCCCCCAGGTACTGCGCGCGCGGGTGGCGAGCGAGTTCACCCCGGCGGGCGAGCCGCGGCTGACCGCCCATCTCACCCTCGCCGAGCAGCCCGAGGCCGAGCGCGAGCCGGAGGTGGAGCAGCAGCGGGTCGACGAGTGGCAGCAGATCTACGAGTGGGTCTACGGCGAGCTGCCCGCCTCCGGCGGCTTCGGCGACAACTTCGTCGGCTGGCACAGCAGTTACTCCAGCTTGCCGATCCCGCTGGACGAGATGCGGGAGTGGCGCGACGCCACCATCGCCCGGATCCTGGCGCACCGCCCGCGCCGGATCCTGGAGATCGGTGTCGGCACCGGCCTGCTGATGGCCCATCTGGCCCCGCACTGCGAGCAGTACACCGCCACCGACTTCTCCCCCACCGTGGTGGCCTCGCTCACCGGCCAGCTGGCCGCGCTGCCCGCCGACGGCGCCGGGGCCGGGGCCGGGGCCGGGCTCGCCGACCGGGTCGAGTTCCTGGTCCGGGAGGCCAACGACTTCACCGGCCTGGCCGAGGACCACTACGACCTGGTGGTGATCAACTCGGTGATCCAGTACTTCCCGAACGCCGACTACCTGGCCGAGGTCATCACCGGCGCGCTGCGCCACCTGCGCCCCGGCGGCGCGGTCTTCGCCGGCGACATCCGCAACCTGCGGCTGCTGCCCAGCTTCCGCACCGCCATCGCCGGACGCGGCCTGCTCGGGCTCGGCGAGCCGGAGCAGGCGCTGGCGGCGGTGCGGCAGAGCAGCCAGGACGAACGCGAACTGCTGATCGACCCCGACTTCTTCGCCGCCGTGCGGCGGCAGAGCCCGCTGGCCGGGGCGCTGGAGATCCAGGTCAAGCGGGCCGCCCACCACAACGAGCTGAGCCGCCACCGCTACGACGCCGTGCTCTACCGCTCCCCCGCCCCGGCCCTGGAGCTCGACGACGCCGAGCAATTGGACTTCACCGGCGCCGAGGACCTGCGCAAGCGGCTCACCGAGGACCGCCCGGCCGCCCTGCGGCTGGTGTCGGTGCCGAACCTGCGGGTCCGCCACGAGAGCGCCGCCGCCCGGCTGCTGGAGCAACTGGCGCCGCTGGAGCAGGTGGTGGCCGAGCTGGAGCCCACCGAGCCTACCGGCGCCGACCCCGAGGACTTCTACCGCCTGGCCGAGGAACTCGGCTACCGGGCCGCCGTCACCTGGTCCGCCTCCGGCGCGCCGGACGAGGTCGACGTGGTCCTGGTGCGCGACGCGGACCCGGCCGCGGCGGTGCCCTACCTGCCCAGCGGCTCGCTGGAGCTGCCCTTCACCGCCTACGGCAACGACCCGGCCCGCAACGCCGCTTCCGCCGCGCTGCTCACCGCGCTGCGCGGCAAGCTGGCCGCCGTGTTGCCGGCGCACCTGGTGCCGGCCGTCCTGGTCCTCGACGCCTCCTGA
- a CDS encoding ABC transporter ATP-binding protein: MNRVARPAEAAPYEETELATEPLEQSEQAPALEFSGLFKQFGENVAVDHIDLVVPRGSFFGLVGPNGAGKTTSLSMATGLLRPDGGTARIFGRDVWTDPVAAKALIGVLPDGMALPDRLTGREVLTYLGLLRGMEREVVEQRADELLRVLELDSAESTVVVDYSTGMRKKITLATALLHGPKLLVLDEPFEAVDPVSAATIRTILQRFVASGGSVVFSSHVMALVERLCDHVAVIAKGRVEAYGALDEVRGGQSLEDAFVHIVGARTGGAEGLSWLAS; encoded by the coding sequence ATGAACCGAGTAGCGCGGCCTGCCGAGGCCGCCCCGTACGAGGAGACCGAGTTGGCGACCGAACCGCTGGAGCAGAGCGAGCAGGCGCCCGCCTTGGAGTTCTCCGGACTCTTCAAGCAGTTCGGCGAGAACGTCGCGGTGGACCACATCGACCTGGTGGTGCCGCGCGGCTCGTTCTTCGGGCTGGTCGGCCCCAACGGCGCCGGCAAGACCACCTCGCTCTCCATGGCGACCGGCCTGCTGCGCCCCGACGGCGGCACCGCCAGGATCTTCGGCCGCGACGTCTGGACCGACCCGGTGGCCGCCAAGGCGCTGATCGGGGTGCTGCCCGACGGCATGGCGCTGCCGGACCGGCTGACGGGGCGTGAGGTGCTCACCTACCTCGGCCTGCTGCGCGGCATGGAGCGCGAGGTGGTCGAGCAGCGCGCCGACGAGCTGCTGCGGGTGCTGGAGCTGGACTCGGCCGAGTCCACCGTGGTGGTGGACTACTCCACCGGCATGCGCAAGAAGATCACCCTGGCCACCGCGCTGCTGCACGGCCCCAAGCTGCTGGTGCTGGACGAGCCGTTCGAGGCGGTCGACCCGGTCTCCGCCGCGACCATCCGCACCATCCTGCAGCGCTTCGTCGCCTCCGGCGGCTCGGTGGTCTTCTCCAGCCACGTGATGGCGCTGGTCGAGCGGCTCTGCGACCACGTCGCGGTGATCGCCAAGGGCCGGGTCGAGGCCTACGGCGCGCTCGACGAGGTCCGCGGCGGCCAGTCGCTGGAGGACGCCTTCGTGCACATCGTCGGGGCCCGCACGGGCGGCGCGGAAGGGCTGTCATGGTTGGCGTCCTGA
- a CDS encoding FAD-binding oxidoreductase, with translation MPLTAEQQHTTTQQVLAIGPEDPRYADLTRGCNQRFTSRPDQVYLIRSTADAVQAVQEAVDAGRPISIRSGGHCQEPLVDSQEVRALLDMSELRAVTFDAERRAFGIEPGLTLGEMYRTLFKNWGVTLPGGSCPSVGIGGHIAGGAYGPLSRRLGYLVDYLCGVEVVVVDADGTARAVTATDAADDPNRELWWAHTGGGGGNFGVVTKYWLRTPGARGDEPGDLLPRPPHSVLLGYVVWPWEGMDEANFSRLVKNYVTWYERNSGADSPYLDLYSGLLLPHRTAGGIMMNVQMDADAPNAAELFQKFGEAVLDGVTVPPVIVERQHLPWYRATLWNGLYTSGGLETQRSKVKAADMRARYTDEQVATCYRYLTTPDYANSSAALMFVGFGGMVNERETDATAIPQRDSILKLVFSASWIDPAEDDKHLTWLREWYRDVHEGTGGVPISNGITDGTYINNPDTDLMDPQWNTSGVPWYTFYYKDNYPRLQRIKAAWDPRGVFRHALSIQPPGAED, from the coding sequence ATGCCACTGACCGCAGAACAGCAGCACACCACCACGCAGCAGGTGCTCGCCATCGGCCCCGAGGACCCGCGCTACGCGGACCTCACCCGGGGCTGCAACCAGCGCTTCACCAGCCGGCCCGACCAGGTCTACCTGATCCGCTCCACCGCGGACGCCGTGCAGGCGGTGCAGGAGGCGGTGGACGCCGGCCGGCCGATCTCGATCCGCAGCGGCGGCCACTGCCAGGAGCCGCTGGTGGACAGCCAGGAGGTGCGGGCGCTGCTGGACATGTCCGAGCTGCGCGCGGTGACCTTCGACGCCGAGCGGCGGGCCTTCGGGATCGAGCCGGGCCTCACCCTGGGCGAGATGTACCGCACGCTCTTCAAGAACTGGGGCGTCACACTGCCCGGCGGCTCCTGCCCCTCGGTGGGCATCGGCGGCCACATCGCGGGCGGCGCCTACGGTCCGCTCTCCCGCCGCCTGGGCTACCTGGTCGACTACCTGTGCGGGGTCGAGGTGGTGGTGGTCGACGCGGACGGCACCGCGCGCGCGGTGACCGCCACCGACGCGGCCGACGACCCCAACCGCGAGCTCTGGTGGGCGCACACCGGCGGTGGCGGCGGCAACTTCGGCGTGGTCACCAAGTACTGGCTGCGCACCCCCGGCGCCCGCGGCGACGAGCCGGGCGACCTGCTGCCCCGCCCGCCGCACTCGGTGCTGCTGGGCTACGTGGTCTGGCCGTGGGAGGGCATGGACGAGGCCAACTTCAGCCGCCTGGTGAAGAACTACGTCACCTGGTACGAACGCAACAGCGGCGCCGACTCGCCCTACCTCGACCTCTACAGCGGCCTGCTGCTGCCGCACCGCACGGCCGGCGGCATCATGATGAACGTCCAGATGGACGCCGACGCGCCGAACGCCGCCGAGCTGTTCCAGAAGTTCGGCGAAGCCGTGCTGGACGGGGTGACCGTGCCGCCGGTGATCGTCGAGCGCCAGCACCTGCCGTGGTACCGGGCCACCCTGTGGAACGGCCTCTACACCAGCGGCGGCCTGGAGACCCAGCGCTCCAAGGTGAAGGCGGCCGACATGCGGGCCCGCTACACCGACGAGCAGGTGGCCACCTGCTACCGCTACCTGACCACACCGGACTACGCCAACTCCTCCGCCGCGCTGATGTTCGTCGGCTTCGGCGGCATGGTCAACGAGCGCGAGACGGACGCGACCGCGATCCCGCAGCGCGACTCGATCCTCAAGCTGGTCTTCTCCGCCTCCTGGATCGACCCGGCCGAGGACGACAAGCACCTGACCTGGCTGCGCGAGTGGTACCGCGACGTGCACGAGGGCACCGGCGGGGTGCCGATCTCCAACGGGATCACCGACGGCACCTACATCAACAACCCGGACACCGACCTGATGGACCCGCAGTGGAACACCTCGGGGGTGCCCTGGTACACGTTCTACTACAAGGACAACTACCCGCGCCTGCAGCGGATCAAGGCCGCCTGGGACCCGCGCGGCGTGTTCCGGCACGCGCTCTCCATCCAGCCCCCCGGCGCCGAGGACTGA